From Halorubrum salinarum, the proteins below share one genomic window:
- a CDS encoding halocyanin domain-containing protein, with the protein MTDDTTLDRRRFVQATTAAGATLLLAGCSGGGDGGDGSGGDGSDGSDGSDGGSGDGGDGGDTQYLGEEPDYGGWMEGANNYEQTVDATGQDEVTVSVGAGDGLSFGPAAVAVSTGTTVVWEWTGQGGGHNVAADSGAFESETVTEEGHTFEYTFEETGTFTYECTPHSSVGMKGAVVVR; encoded by the coding sequence ATGACGGACGACACGACACTCGATCGGCGACGGTTCGTACAGGCGACGACCGCCGCGGGCGCGACGCTCCTCCTCGCCGGCTGTTCCGGCGGGGGCGACGGCGGCGACGGCTCCGGCGGCGACGGCTCCGACGGGAGCGACGGCTCGGACGGCGGCTCCGGCGACGGCGGAGACGGCGGCGACACCCAGTACCTCGGCGAGGAGCCGGACTACGGCGGCTGGATGGAAGGGGCGAACAACTACGAGCAGACCGTCGACGCCACCGGCCAAGACGAGGTCACGGTCTCGGTCGGCGCGGGGGACGGCCTCTCCTTCGGCCCGGCCGCCGTGGCGGTGAGCACCGGGACCACCGTCGTCTGGGAGTGGACCGGACAGGGCGGCGGCCACAACGTCGCCGCCGACTCGGGCGCGTTCGAGAGCGAGACGGTCACCGAGGAGGGCCACACCTTCGAGTACACCTTCGAGGAGACGGGGACGTTCACCTACGAGTGTACCCCCCACTCGTCGGTCGGCATGAAGGGCGCCGTCGTCGTTCGGTGA
- the nosD gene encoding nitrous oxide reductase family maturation protein NosD, which translates to MSGDRLEVGFLAAAVAVAAVALALGVALPVAGAGGPADASGPAVPSNASGAPGLDVATDFAATGVTAPERDGTATVDGDSFASAQAAVDAADPGETVVLDGRFDERVNASVDGLRLVASADGAVIDGGGEGRVLTLSGENVTVSGVWVRGSGSDLGTEDAGVFVAGDRARIESVRITDTAYGIWVDGADEAVIEDVRIDGREDVYPVTDRGNGIHLFETRGTVVRDTEITRTRDGIYFSWATDVLAENNTIRHTRYGVHYMYSDDNRLVDNVAADNGVGYALMVSEGLTVRNNTALRNDGGSGHGILAKDIEDSAIAGNHLVANRNGLYLYNAQGNRLVDNLIYRNGIGIHSAAVSNNAVVAGNSFVRNGRAAKTARNSLVAWNGTERGNYWSGAQTADRDGDGVSEIRHRPIGIVENLVDETPQAAVFANSPAFEAVRLAGSSFPVIETPGVIDRRPLVEPNHDWRAYEPTGEARAVNRTADTEDTP; encoded by the coding sequence ATGTCGGGTGACCGCCTCGAGGTCGGCTTCCTCGCGGCCGCCGTCGCGGTGGCGGCCGTCGCGCTCGCGCTCGGCGTCGCGCTCCCGGTCGCCGGCGCTGGCGGCCCCGCGGACGCGAGCGGCCCGGCAGTCCCGTCGAACGCCTCCGGCGCCCCCGGGCTCGACGTGGCCACGGACTTCGCCGCGACGGGCGTGACGGCGCCCGAGCGCGACGGGACCGCGACGGTCGACGGGGACTCGTTCGCGTCCGCGCAGGCCGCCGTCGACGCCGCCGACCCCGGCGAGACGGTCGTCCTCGACGGCCGGTTCGACGAGCGCGTCAACGCGAGCGTCGACGGCCTGCGGCTCGTCGCGAGCGCGGACGGCGCCGTGATCGACGGCGGCGGCGAGGGGCGCGTGCTCACCCTGAGCGGCGAGAACGTCACCGTCTCCGGGGTGTGGGTCCGCGGCTCCGGCAGCGACCTCGGCACCGAGGACGCCGGCGTCTTCGTCGCGGGCGACCGCGCCCGGATCGAGTCGGTCCGGATCACCGACACGGCCTACGGGATCTGGGTCGACGGCGCCGACGAGGCCGTCATCGAGGACGTGCGGATCGACGGCCGGGAGGACGTGTACCCGGTCACCGACCGCGGCAACGGGATCCACCTGTTCGAGACGCGCGGGACCGTCGTCCGCGACACCGAGATCACGCGCACCCGCGACGGGATCTACTTCTCGTGGGCGACGGACGTGCTCGCCGAGAACAACACGATCCGCCACACGCGGTACGGCGTCCACTACATGTACTCGGACGACAACCGCCTCGTGGACAACGTCGCGGCCGACAACGGCGTCGGCTACGCGCTGATGGTGAGCGAGGGGCTGACCGTCCGGAACAACACGGCCCTGCGCAACGACGGCGGCAGCGGCCACGGGATACTGGCGAAGGACATCGAGGACTCGGCGATCGCCGGCAACCACCTCGTCGCGAACCGGAACGGCCTCTACCTCTACAACGCGCAGGGGAACCGGCTCGTCGACAACCTGATCTACCGCAACGGGATCGGGATCCACAGCGCCGCCGTGAGCAACAACGCGGTCGTCGCGGGCAACAGCTTCGTCCGCAACGGTCGGGCGGCCAAGACGGCGCGGAACTCGCTCGTCGCCTGGAACGGCACCGAGCGGGGCAACTACTGGTCGGGCGCGCAGACGGCCGACCGCGACGGCGACGGCGTCAGCGAGATCCGCCACCGCCCGATCGGGATCGTCGAGAACCTCGTGGACGAGACGCCGCAGGCGGCCGTGTTCGCGAACAGCCCGGCGTTCGAGGCGGTGCGGCTGGCCGGGAGCTCCTTCCCGGTGATCGAGACGCCGGGGGTCATCGACCGCCGCCCCCTCGTCGAGCCGAACCACGACTGGCGCGCCTACGAGCCGACCGGCGAGGCCCGCGCCGTGAACCGAACCGCCGACACGGAGGACACACCATGA
- a CDS encoding ABC transporter ATP-binding protein, whose translation MRIDATDVRKTYGDVTALDGLSLSVPSGSTFGIIGTNGAGKSTLFRLLVGHDRPDAGTVSVGGADVTEDGRRIRERVGYLPEHIGFPDGLTGREVLGVHRATRGLPKDGRIAAAIARVGLTADEADRRVSGYSNGMQRRLGLATVLLPDPDVLILDEPTAGLDPRGVDEFHAIVEEITKETDATVVFCSHVLGEVERLCDRAAVLHDGRVRASGPVDELAAGASEAAPAATDAGATGESGRDAGGLRAAFREAVGDDAARRAATDAEEVAP comes from the coding sequence ATGAGAATCGACGCGACCGACGTGCGGAAGACGTACGGGGACGTGACCGCCCTCGACGGGCTCTCGCTTTCGGTCCCGAGCGGCTCGACGTTCGGGATCATCGGCACCAACGGGGCCGGCAAGTCGACGCTGTTCCGGCTGCTCGTCGGCCACGACCGGCCGGACGCCGGGACCGTCAGCGTCGGCGGCGCCGACGTGACCGAGGACGGGCGGCGGATCCGCGAGCGCGTCGGCTACCTCCCCGAGCACATTGGGTTCCCGGACGGGCTCACCGGCCGCGAGGTCCTCGGCGTCCACCGGGCGACGCGCGGCCTCCCGAAGGACGGTCGGATCGCGGCGGCGATAGCGCGGGTCGGGCTGACCGCGGACGAGGCCGACCGCCGCGTCTCGGGCTACTCGAACGGCATGCAGCGCCGGCTCGGGCTGGCGACGGTGCTGTTGCCCGACCCCGACGTGCTGATCCTCGACGAGCCGACGGCGGGGCTCGACCCCCGCGGCGTCGACGAGTTCCACGCTATCGTCGAGGAGATAACGAAGGAGACGGACGCGACGGTCGTGTTCTGCTCGCACGTGCTTGGCGAGGTCGAGCGGCTCTGCGACCGCGCCGCCGTCCTCCACGACGGACGGGTCCGCGCGTCGGGGCCCGTCGACGAGCTCGCCGCGGGGGCGAGCGAGGCGGCGCCGGCCGCGACCGACGCGGGAGCGACGGGCGAGAGCGGCCGGGACGCCGGCGGGCTCCGCGCGGCGTTCCGCGAGGCGGTCGGCGACGACGCGGCGCGCCGGGCCGCGACCGACGCCGAGGAGGTGGCGCCATGA
- the menD gene encoding 2-succinyl-5-enolpyruvyl-6-hydroxy-3-cyclohexene-1-carboxylic-acid synthase — MTAPNRNVLWATALVDELVAAGVDAVVASPGSRSTPLTVAAAGHEELRVFSQLDERSAAYFALGRARRTGRVTPLICTSGTAAANYHPAVMEASEARVPLLALTADRPPELRDSGANQTADQEKLYGDAVRFYKDLPEPAANDRALRSLRTTVARAVGAAEGAEPGPVHLNVPFKKPLEPTPVPDDVPDDLPEAAERGRDGPYVDVTPGAPEPGDDELRALAAELGDADRGLIVAGPADPPGIDPEAVTALAHATGFPVLADPLSGLRYGGHTRVAPVIGNYDAYLSADLAGDGPASWSDPDLVLRLGASPTSKRLRKYLAGTGAAQYQVDPAGGWREAEFAATDLVVAEPNRLCARLSRLVAGGGGDGDWRAQWEEADRVAQAVHAREEEAIGDSAATDANAAAFHEGDAVRAVADALPDPATLFVSNSMPVRDLDRFVGATTANVTALGNRGVSGIDGIVSSALGAGSGTTDDLTLVVGDLALYHDSNGLLAVDRCDVDVTVVAVNNDGGGIFHKLPIESFEPPFTESFKTPHGLDFEPLAALHGLGYERIDARPDALADRGDDPAERAAAVAEDVTAAVARAHESPGSHLVEVETDAEASHRAREASAAAVDRAVHGRESDAS; from the coding sequence ATGACCGCGCCGAACCGGAACGTCCTGTGGGCGACCGCGCTCGTCGACGAGCTCGTCGCCGCGGGCGTCGACGCCGTCGTCGCCTCGCCGGGCAGCCGCTCGACGCCGCTGACCGTCGCCGCCGCAGGCCACGAGGAGCTCCGCGTGTTCTCACAGCTCGACGAGCGCTCCGCCGCGTACTTCGCGCTCGGCCGCGCCCGCCGGACCGGCCGCGTGACGCCGCTGATCTGTACCTCGGGCACCGCCGCCGCCAACTACCACCCGGCCGTGATGGAGGCGAGCGAGGCGCGCGTCCCGCTCCTCGCGCTCACCGCCGACCGGCCGCCGGAGCTGCGTGACTCCGGCGCGAACCAGACCGCGGACCAGGAGAAGCTGTACGGCGACGCCGTCCGGTTCTACAAGGACCTCCCCGAGCCGGCCGCGAACGACCGGGCGCTCCGGTCGCTCCGGACCACCGTGGCGCGCGCGGTCGGGGCCGCCGAGGGCGCCGAGCCGGGACCGGTCCACCTCAACGTGCCGTTCAAGAAGCCGCTGGAGCCGACGCCGGTCCCGGACGACGTGCCGGACGACCTCCCGGAGGCCGCCGAACGCGGCCGCGACGGCCCCTACGTCGACGTGACGCCCGGCGCGCCGGAGCCCGGCGACGACGAGCTGCGCGCGCTCGCGGCCGAGCTGGGCGACGCGGACCGCGGGCTGATCGTCGCCGGGCCCGCCGACCCGCCGGGGATCGACCCGGAGGCCGTCACGGCGCTCGCGCACGCGACCGGCTTCCCCGTGCTGGCCGACCCGCTCTCCGGGCTCCGGTACGGCGGCCACACGCGCGTCGCGCCGGTGATCGGTAACTACGACGCCTACCTCTCGGCCGACCTCGCCGGCGACGGCCCGGCGAGCTGGAGCGACCCCGACCTCGTGCTCCGACTCGGCGCCTCGCCGACCTCGAAGCGGCTCCGGAAGTACCTCGCCGGGACCGGCGCCGCCCAGTACCAGGTCGACCCCGCCGGCGGCTGGCGCGAGGCCGAGTTCGCCGCGACCGACCTCGTCGTCGCCGAGCCGAACCGGCTCTGCGCCCGCCTCTCGCGGCTCGTCGCGGGTGGGGGCGGAGACGGCGACTGGCGCGCGCAGTGGGAGGAGGCGGACCGCGTCGCACAGGCAGTTCACGCCCGCGAGGAAGAAGCGATCGGGGATTCGGCCGCGACCGACGCGAACGCGGCGGCGTTCCACGAGGGCGACGCCGTCCGCGCGGTCGCGGACGCGCTCCCAGACCCGGCGACGCTGTTCGTCTCGAACTCGATGCCCGTCCGCGACCTCGACCGGTTCGTCGGGGCGACGACCGCGAACGTCACCGCGCTCGGCAACCGCGGCGTCTCGGGCATCGACGGCATCGTCTCCAGCGCGCTCGGCGCGGGCAGCGGGACGACGGACGACCTCACGCTCGTCGTCGGCGACCTCGCGCTGTACCACGACTCGAACGGGCTGCTCGCGGTCGACCGCTGCGACGTCGACGTCACGGTCGTCGCGGTCAACAACGACGGCGGCGGCATCTTCCACAAGCTCCCCATCGAGTCGTTCGAGCCGCCGTTCACCGAGTCGTTCAAGACGCCGCACGGGCTCGACTTCGAGCCGCTCGCGGCGCTCCACGGCCTCGGGTACGAGCGGATCGACGCCCGTCCGGACGCGCTCGCCGACCGCGGCGACGACCCCGCGGAGCGCGCGGCGGCGGTCGCGGAGGACGTGACGGCCGCCGTCGCCCGGGCCCACGAGTCGCCGGGGTCGCACCTCGTCGAGGTCGAGACCGACGCCGAGGCCAGCCACCGCGCCCGGGAGGCGTCGGCGGCCGCGGTCGACCGCGCGGTCCACGGGCGGGAGTCGGACGCGTCGTAG
- the nosZ gene encoding TAT-dependent nitrous-oxide reductase, with translation MSNDTQRSTDAGESSDQTTDSTDGFDSMLPGVRRRDFMKAGAAAGGLSGLAGCTSILSEDDVQGTASASGVDNSVPPGEHDEYYALLSGGQAGDVRVYGLPSMRELIRIPVFNRDASRGYGFDDESKQMLEDAGGYTWGDTHHPRISQTDGDYDGRFAYVNDKANGRMARIDLTYFETDAIVNIPNQQGTHGACAQLPDTDLIFGVGEFRTPVPNDGSGNLEDPDSYGSVLAAINPENMNVEWEVLIDGNMDNGDGSKEGRYFFTSAYNTEEAATESGMTRADRDDVKAFDIPRIEAAVEAGNYEMLNGVPVVDGRKDSPLNQGDEPIVHYIPTPKSPHGVSVTPDNEYVIVSGKLDPTASVIDIDKIDEVDDPTDAIVGQPKLGLGPLHTAYDGRGHAYTTLFIDSQVVKWDIEEAVNAEPRSESPVIEKIDVHYNPGHLIAAESYTEDPAGDWLVSLNKLSKDRFLPVGPQHPENDQLIYIGDDENGMELVKDSPAQAEPHDASICHKSKINPKEVYDPEDLELSHTAEGESTMERVSEDRVEIEMYSTRNHYGFQEMVVQEGDEVEMQVTNIETTSDMLHSVAIPDHDVHMRVAPQETRKATFTADEPGVYWIYCAHFCSALHLEMRSRLIVKPEE, from the coding sequence ATGTCGAACGACACACAGCGGTCCACGGACGCGGGGGAATCGAGCGACCAGACGACCGACTCGACGGACGGGTTCGACTCCATGCTCCCCGGCGTCCGTCGCCGCGACTTCATGAAGGCCGGCGCCGCTGCGGGGGGCCTCAGCGGGCTGGCGGGCTGTACCAGCATCCTGAGCGAGGACGACGTCCAGGGGACGGCCTCGGCGAGCGGGGTCGACAACTCCGTGCCGCCGGGCGAACACGACGAGTACTACGCGCTGCTCTCCGGCGGACAGGCCGGCGACGTCCGCGTCTACGGGCTCCCGTCCATGCGCGAGCTCATCCGGATCCCGGTGTTCAACCGGGACGCCTCGCGCGGCTACGGCTTCGACGACGAGAGCAAGCAGATGCTCGAAGACGCCGGCGGGTACACGTGGGGCGACACCCACCACCCGCGGATCAGTCAGACCGACGGCGACTACGACGGCCGGTTCGCGTACGTCAACGACAAGGCGAACGGGCGCATGGCCCGGATCGACCTGACGTACTTCGAGACGGACGCCATCGTCAACATCCCGAACCAGCAGGGGACCCACGGGGCCTGCGCGCAGCTGCCCGACACCGACCTCATCTTCGGCGTCGGCGAGTTCCGGACGCCGGTCCCCAACGACGGGAGCGGGAACCTCGAAGACCCCGACTCCTACGGCTCCGTCCTCGCCGCGATCAACCCCGAGAACATGAACGTCGAGTGGGAGGTCCTCATCGACGGCAACATGGACAACGGGGACGGGAGCAAGGAGGGTCGGTACTTCTTCACGAGCGCCTACAACACCGAGGAGGCCGCGACCGAGTCCGGGATGACCCGGGCCGACCGCGACGACGTGAAGGCGTTCGACATCCCGCGGATCGAGGCCGCCGTCGAGGCCGGCAACTACGAGATGCTGAACGGGGTCCCGGTCGTCGACGGCCGGAAGGACAGCCCGCTCAACCAGGGCGACGAGCCCATCGTCCACTACATCCCGACGCCGAAGAGCCCGCACGGCGTGAGCGTCACTCCGGACAACGAGTACGTGATCGTCAGCGGGAAGCTCGACCCGACGGCGTCGGTGATCGACATCGACAAGATCGACGAGGTCGACGACCCGACCGACGCCATCGTCGGCCAGCCGAAGCTCGGCCTCGGCCCGCTCCACACCGCCTACGACGGCCGCGGCCACGCGTACACGACGCTGTTCATCGACTCGCAGGTCGTCAAGTGGGACATCGAGGAGGCGGTCAACGCCGAGCCGCGCTCGGAGAGCCCCGTCATCGAGAAGATCGACGTCCACTACAACCCCGGCCACCTCATCGCCGCGGAGTCGTACACGGAGGACCCGGCGGGCGACTGGCTCGTCTCGCTGAACAAGCTCTCGAAGGACCGGTTCCTCCCGGTCGGCCCGCAGCACCCGGAGAACGACCAGCTGATCTACATCGGCGACGACGAGAACGGGATGGAGCTGGTGAAGGACTCGCCGGCGCAGGCCGAGCCGCACGACGCGTCCATCTGCCACAAGTCGAAGATCAACCCGAAGGAGGTGTACGACCCCGAGGACCTCGAACTCAGCCACACCGCCGAGGGCGAGTCCACGATGGAGCGCGTCTCCGAGGACCGCGTGGAGATCGAGATGTACTCCACCCGGAACCACTACGGGTTCCAGGAGATGGTCGTCCAGGAGGGCGACGAGGTCGAGATGCAGGTGACGAACATCGAGACCACGAGCGACATGCTCCACTCGGTGGCGATCCCCGACCACGACGTCCACATGCGGGTCGCGCCCCAGGAGACGCGCAAGGCGACGTTCACCGCCGACGAGCCCGGCGTCTACTGGATCTACTGCGCGCACTTCTGCAGCGCGCTGCACTTAGAGATGCGCTCGCGGCTCATCGTCAAACCGGAGGAGTAA
- a CDS encoding alpha/beta hydrolase, translating to MSRRIRGVDGPHAEATLVTGGAPVAAAEVAVVLVHGRGGTAEGLVRLADEFYRSGATLLAPGAVRSTWFPAPHEAALSANEPALTSAVDCVAAAVDVARDAGVPPERVVLVGVSQGGAVVAEFLRRRPDRYGGAFVVSAALPGDDLDSRALDAAEDTEGDGTGDGNAGDRGAGSDDDGSLAGTPVALDSSEDDPYVPAERVRATARVFERAGAAVECRIDPSDGHGLSDATMDRIGERIAGLLDED from the coding sequence ATGAGCCGGCGGATCCGCGGCGTCGACGGGCCGCACGCGGAGGCGACGCTCGTGACCGGCGGCGCCCCCGTCGCGGCGGCCGAGGTCGCGGTCGTGCTGGTCCACGGCCGCGGCGGCACCGCCGAGGGGCTCGTCAGGCTCGCGGACGAGTTCTACCGCTCGGGCGCGACCCTCCTCGCGCCCGGCGCGGTCCGGTCGACGTGGTTCCCGGCGCCGCACGAGGCGGCGCTGTCGGCCAACGAGCCCGCCCTGACCTCGGCGGTCGACTGCGTCGCGGCCGCGGTCGACGTCGCGCGCGACGCCGGCGTCCCGCCGGAGCGCGTCGTCCTCGTCGGGGTCTCGCAGGGCGGCGCGGTCGTCGCCGAGTTCCTGCGCCGCCGGCCCGACCGGTACGGGGGCGCGTTCGTCGTCTCGGCCGCCCTGCCGGGCGACGACCTCGATTCGCGGGCGCTCGACGCGGCCGAGGACACCGAAGGCGACGGCACCGGGGACGGCAACGCCGGAGACCGTGGCGCCGGGAGCGACGACGACGGGTCGCTCGCCGGGACCCCCGTCGCGCTCGACAGCAGCGAGGACGACCCGTACGTGCCCGCCGAGCGCGTCCGAGCGACCGCGCGCGTCTTCGAGCGGGCCGGCGCGGCGGTCGAGTGCCGGATCGACCCGAGCGACGGCCACGGGCTCTCGGACGCGACGATGGACCGGATCGGCGAGCGGATCGCGGGACTGCTCGACGAGGACTGA
- a CDS encoding ABC transporter permease, with protein MSDPTERAEEGDAETRPDGGHADAAAAVGAFAADADAESADSAASAATVEATETGANDGVRGALRHVFVVAVTEYRLAVRSRWALALTGLFVAFGGVVLTFSGSAVGPAGAERVVASLTSLAAYLVPLAALALGYDAIVGREDEGWLAVVFSLPVRRSEVVAGTYLGRLAVLAGATLLGFGFSGALIVREFGVTELPAFLGFLGGAVGAGAAFLALALLLSTVAREKTHALGAALLAWVWFVLGHDLLALGVVAAADLPGAALSALVMSNPVSAFRVLALSGLGTTAGGGFTAVLAGSGLSTAALALSLVAWAVVPVAAAGVLVRRRRL; from the coding sequence ATGAGCGACCCGACGGAGCGGGCCGAGGAGGGCGACGCCGAGACCCGTCCGGACGGCGGGCACGCGGACGCGGCGGCCGCGGTCGGGGCGTTCGCCGCCGACGCGGACGCCGAGTCCGCCGACTCGGCGGCGTCGGCGGCGACCGTCGAGGCGACCGAGACCGGGGCGAACGACGGCGTCCGCGGGGCGCTGCGGCACGTCTTCGTCGTCGCGGTCACCGAGTACCGGCTGGCGGTCCGGAGCCGGTGGGCGCTCGCGCTGACCGGGCTGTTCGTCGCGTTCGGCGGCGTCGTCTTAACGTTCAGCGGCTCCGCGGTCGGGCCGGCGGGCGCCGAGCGCGTCGTCGCGTCGCTGACGAGCCTCGCCGCGTACCTCGTCCCGCTCGCGGCGCTCGCCTTGGGATACGACGCGATCGTCGGCCGCGAGGACGAGGGGTGGCTCGCGGTCGTGTTCTCGCTGCCGGTCCGGCGGAGCGAGGTCGTCGCCGGGACGTACCTCGGCCGGCTGGCGGTGCTGGCGGGCGCGACGCTGCTCGGGTTCGGCTTCAGCGGCGCCCTGATCGTCCGCGAGTTCGGGGTCACCGAGCTGCCCGCGTTCCTCGGGTTCCTCGGGGGCGCCGTCGGCGCCGGCGCCGCGTTCCTCGCGCTCGCGCTGCTGCTGTCGACCGTCGCCCGCGAGAAGACCCACGCGCTCGGCGCGGCGCTGCTCGCGTGGGTGTGGTTCGTGCTGGGCCACGACCTGCTCGCGCTCGGCGTCGTCGCGGCCGCGGACCTGCCCGGCGCCGCGCTCTCGGCGCTGGTCATGTCGAACCCGGTGAGCGCGTTCCGCGTGCTCGCCTTGAGCGGACTCGGCACGACCGCAGGCGGCGGATTCACCGCCGTCCTCGCCGGGAGCGGGCTGTCGACGGCCGCGCTCGCGCTGTCGCTCGTCGCGTGGGCCGTCGTCCCCGTCGCCGCGGCGGGCGTCCTGGTCCGCCGGCGGCGGCTCTGA
- a CDS encoding DUF2249 domain-containing protein, whose protein sequence is MSELDVREIPPNERHDRIHEAFADLEPGESLTIVNDHDPKPLYYELSAEVPAFDDEAYAVEREGPERFVAELPKAEGGAEPEAVRIADLDGEPHARAFPGAEPKTVRLSLDAGESVAEHDHPDRTVLFHALTGAFDVALDGEPHRVEAGGLLRFEGDRTVKPTAREDATALIVLAPRGEA, encoded by the coding sequence ATGTCCGAACTCGACGTCAGAGAGATCCCGCCGAACGAGCGACACGACCGGATCCACGAGGCGTTCGCCGACCTGGAGCCGGGCGAGTCGCTCACGATCGTCAACGACCACGACCCGAAGCCGCTCTACTACGAGCTGTCGGCCGAGGTCCCCGCGTTCGACGACGAGGCGTACGCGGTCGAACGCGAGGGTCCCGAGCGCTTCGTCGCGGAACTGCCGAAGGCCGAGGGCGGAGCCGAGCCGGAGGCGGTCCGGATCGCCGACCTCGACGGCGAGCCCCACGCCCGGGCGTTCCCCGGCGCGGAGCCGAAGACCGTCCGGCTCTCGCTGGACGCCGGCGAGTCGGTGGCGGAGCACGACCACCCGGACCGGACGGTGCTGTTCCACGCGCTGACGGGCGCCTTCGACGTCGCGCTCGACGGGGAGCCCCACCGCGTCGAGGCCGGCGGGCTGCTCCGCTTCGAGGGCGATCGGACGGTGAAGCCGACCGCGCGCGAGGACGCCACCGCGCTGATCGTGCTGGCGCCGCGGGGGGAAGCGTAG
- a CDS encoding VOC family protein — protein sequence MLSDTPGLHHVTGIVGEAEAHAAFYGGTLGLRLLRRTVNYEDFLQYHLYFGDATGSPGSVFTVFPDPNADPGRTGKPGYEAVAFAVPPDSLGYWRDRLSDRGVEADPLDADARLGDRGLALADPSGTRVELVETPGPDADPWTEGPVPAAHAIRGLHGVTALPADPYGTASVLETLGFEYEAESGDRVRYRAPGDRAAVVDLLDRDAAYLREGPGTLHHAAVRVADRETLLEWHELFRERGYDVSRVKDRHFFHSLYVRGPGGLLVELATEAPTAEGPPGPGLADPAATGHATELYLPPRFAEDRELIESQLPRFDGPESGSAEE from the coding sequence ATGCTCTCTGACACCCCCGGGCTCCACCACGTCACGGGGATCGTCGGCGAGGCCGAGGCGCACGCCGCCTTCTACGGCGGGACGCTCGGCCTCCGCCTGCTCCGCCGGACGGTGAACTACGAGGACTTCCTCCAGTACCACCTCTACTTCGGCGACGCGACGGGCTCGCCGGGCTCCGTGTTCACCGTCTTCCCGGACCCGAACGCCGACCCCGGGCGAACCGGGAAGCCCGGCTACGAGGCCGTCGCCTTCGCGGTGCCGCCGGACTCGCTCGGCTACTGGCGGGACCGGCTCTCCGACCGCGGCGTCGAGGCGGACCCGCTCGACGCCGACGCGCGCCTCGGCGACCGCGGGCTCGCGCTCGCGGACCCCTCCGGGACGCGGGTCGAACTGGTCGAAACGCCCGGGCCTGACGCCGACCCGTGGACCGAGGGCCCGGTCCCCGCCGCGCACGCGATCCGCGGGCTCCACGGCGTGACCGCGCTGCCCGCCGACCCGTACGGCACGGCGAGCGTGCTGGAGACGCTCGGCTTCGAGTACGAGGCCGAGTCCGGGGACCGCGTTCGGTACCGCGCGCCGGGGGACCGCGCGGCGGTCGTCGACCTCCTCGACCGCGACGCCGCGTACCTCCGGGAGGGGCCGGGGACGCTCCACCACGCCGCGGTGCGCGTCGCGGACCGCGAGACGCTGCTGGAGTGGCACGAGCTGTTCCGCGAGCGGGGCTACGACGTGTCGCGCGTGAAGGACCGCCACTTCTTCCACTCGCTGTACGTCCGCGGCCCCGGCGGGCTCCTCGTCGAGCTCGCGACCGAGGCGCCGACCGCGGAGGGCCCGCCGGGCCCGGGGCTCGCCGACCCGGCGGCGACGGGGCACGCGACGGAGCTCTACCTCCCCCCGCGGTTCGCGGAGGACCGCGAGCTGATCGAGTCGCAGCTGCCGCGGTTCGACGGCCCCGAGTCGGGGTCCGCGGAGGAATGA
- a CDS encoding DUF5830 family protein: protein MTEPPTRDEKLELGVELLAHLEREELDLAAAVDRIETITTSPALTRDILDAAEKRGVIDREGARLRVRTGRTYVEYDSQVVAREGDFECRRCGASISTGHFVELDAGELGPFGSSCIRKVTGRESESESE, encoded by the coding sequence GTGACGGAGCCGCCGACCCGCGACGAGAAGCTGGAGCTCGGCGTCGAGCTGCTGGCCCACCTCGAACGCGAGGAGCTCGACCTCGCCGCCGCGGTCGACCGGATCGAGACGATAACGACCAGCCCGGCGCTCACCCGCGACATCCTCGACGCGGCCGAGAAGCGCGGCGTCATCGACCGCGAGGGCGCCCGGCTCCGCGTCCGCACGGGCAGGACCTACGTCGAGTACGACAGCCAGGTCGTCGCGCGCGAGGGCGACTTCGAGTGCCGGCGGTGCGGCGCCTCGATTTCGACGGGCCACTTCGTCGAGCTCGACGCCGGCGAACTCGGGCCGTTCGGCTCCTCGTGTATCCGGAAGGTGACCGGGCGGGAATCGGAATCGGAGTCGGAGTGA